One Euphorbia lathyris chromosome 1, ddEupLath1.1, whole genome shotgun sequence DNA segment encodes these proteins:
- the LOC136221691 gene encoding probable BOI-related E3 ubiquitin-protein ligase 2, whose protein sequence is MAVEARHLNLFPPQLLSNRDLMMNAVESNANMYNSSNNNNNNNAQIGMAYRGMIPAENHTQMQTQTLIPMYSCVMAAAAADSIPQKTPIKSESGLSYNHHLPPPQRKRSRESMNLNPNSNPNPNHLLSYQTQNQMNKTSTATATATSPFSFLGHDISLQIHQQQLDIDALVSQHMEKVRIELEDRRKRQARRIIETIEEGMIKRLRAKEEEMDKIGKLNWALEEKVKSLCIENQIWRDLAQTNEATANALRSNLEQVLAAQVKEERTHGAGLDHESVMDDAQSCCGSSGGGGGNNNNNGYDDEGNTTSERLTLAGVVKDKDRRNRMCRNCGNQESCVLLLPCRHLCLCTTCGSSLNTCPICKATKNASFHVNMS, encoded by the exons ATGGCTGTTGAAGCTCGTCATCTCAATCTCTTCCCCCCTCAACTCCTCAGCAACAG GGATTTGATGATGAACGCTGTTGAATCGAATGCGAATATGTATAATAGCagcaataacaacaacaacaacaacgcGCAAATCGGAATGGCGTATCGAGGAATGATTCCGGCGGAGAACCATACACAGATGCAGACGCAGACGCTGATTCCGATGTACAGTTGTGTGATGGCTGCTGCTGCGGCGGATTCAATTCCTCAGAAAACTCCGATTAAATCAGAGAGTGGATTATCTTATAATCATCATCTTCCTCCTCCGCAGAGAAAACGCTCCAGAGAATCGATGAATCTGAATCCGAATTCGAATCCGAATCCGAATCATCTACTTTCATACCAGACTCaaaatcaaatgaacaagactAGTACGGCTACGGCCACGGCTACATCTCCGTTCTCGTTTCTCGGCCATGATATATCTCTGCAGATCCACCAGCAACAATTGGACATCGACGCTCTCGTTTCTCAACAT ATGGAGAAAGTGAGGATTGAATTAGAAGATCGGAGGAAGAGGCAAGCGAGGAGAATAATCGAGACGATCGAAGAAGGAATGATAAAGAGATTAAGAGCAAAAGAGGAAGAAATGGACAAGATAGGGAAATTGAATTGGGCGTTAGAAGAGAAAGTGAAATCACTATGCATAGAGAATCAGATATGGCGAGATTTAGCGCAGACAAACGAAGCCACAGCCAATGCTCTACGCAGCAATCTTGAACAAGTTCTTGCAGCGCAGGTTAAGGAAGAGCGCACTCACGGCGCAGGATTAGATCATGAATCAGTCATGGACGATGCACAATCATGCTGCGGAAGCAGCGGCGGCGGCGgaggtaataataataataatggataTGACGATGAGGGGAACACCACCTCCGAGAGGCTCACGTTAGCAGGTGTGGTGAAGGATAAGGACAGGAGAAACAGGATGTGCAGAAACTGTGGGAATCAGGAATCATGTGTGTTGCTATTGCCTTGCAGGCATCTGTGCTTGTGTACTACCTGTGGGTCTAGTTTGAATACTTGCCCTATCTGTAAAGCCACCAAGAATGCCAGCTTCCATGTTAACATGTCATGA